The sequence below is a genomic window from Deltaproteobacteria bacterium GWC2_55_46.
CTCGAGCAATTGAAGCGTCACGCAGTAACGCTGGCCGGTCAGCATAGAATCGATTCGCGTCCTGGGCTGGACAAGTTGCTGCCACGGCTGGCGGACAATGCGCGCGTTCTGCTGGCGGCATATGACGTCGTGACAGCCGCAGCCACGCCGGGACAACGGATCGTGCCGGCGGAGGCCTGGTTGCTCGATAATTTCTATCTCATCGAGCAGCAGATCGGTCTGGCACGTCGGCATCTGCCGCGCGGGTACAGCCGGCAGTTGCCGCAATTAACTAATGGCCTGTCAGCCGGTTTCCCCCGCATCTATGATTTGGCGTTGGAGTTGATCTCTCACATGGACGGTCGTGTCGACAGCGACAACGCCACCCAATTCGTCACCGCGTACCAGACCGCTGAACCGTTAAAGTTGGGCGAATTGTGGGCATTCCCGATCATGCTGCAGTTGGCGCTGCTGGAAAACCTTCGACGCGTTGCGTTGCGTATCGCCCGCCGGCGCGAGGAGCGCGATGTGGCCATCACATGGGCAGACCGCATGCTCGCGACGGCCGAAAAAGAGCCGAAAAAGCTTATCCAGTTGCTAGCCGACTTTGCCAATGCAGATGTGCCTCTGACCGCGCCGTTTGTGGAGGAATTTTACGCAAGACTCCAGGCACAGGGGCCTGCTATGGCCTTCGTTCAAACCTGGGTCGAGCAAAAACTGCTCGAACAAGGGTCGACCGCAACGCAGTTGTCGGAGGCAGCCGGACGAACGGCAGCTGCCAACCAGATCTCCATCGCAAATAGTATTGGTAGTCTGCGTTTTATCGACACTATGGATTGGAGGAATTACGTAGAGTCGCTCAGTGTCGTCGAGCTGACATTGCGCGAAGACCCGACAGGGATGCACGCCAGCCAGGATTTTGTCACCCGCGACCGGTACCGGCATGTCATCGAAGACGTGGCGAGGGGCAGTTCGCGCAGTGAGTTGGCTGTGGCCCGCGAGGCCATTATTCTCGCGCAGACTGCTGCAGAGCGATTGGGTGCCAAGGACCGCACCGCGCATGTCGGATACTATCTTGTCGATCACGGACGGCAAGTACTGGAGCGTGCGGTCGGATGCAGTTTGTCTTGGAAATTGCTGGTCAGCCGAGCGAGCCGGCATTTCTGCCTGTTCCTTTACCTCGGCCCCATCATCTTGCTCACCGCACTGGCGACATCGGTCGTGCTTTTCCCTTTCGGCGGGTTCGAGCCGGGTGATTGGCGGTACTGGTTTTTCGCGATCACCGGCATAATCGGCGCATCGGCGCTGGCCGTCCCGCTCGTGAATCTGTTGTCCACGCTCGTCTTGCCGCCTCGCGCGCTACCACGATTGGATTTTTCGCAGGGCATTCCATCCGTTTACCGCACCATGGTGGTTGTCCCCACCTTGCTGAGCAGGCCGCAAGATGTTGATGATCTTATCGAAGCCATGGAGATACGCTATCTCGGTAATCGCGATCCTAACCTGTTCTTTGCCTTGCTGACGGATTTCCGCGACGCACCAGAACGCACTCTGCCAGACGATGACGCGTTGCTCGCCCACGCGCGCGCAGCCGTTCAGGCGCTCAACGAGACCTACCGCGAGGACCGCCCGTGTATCTTCTATCTGTTTCACCGGCCTCGGGTATGGAATCCATACGAACGGGTGTGGATGGGATATGAGCGCAAGCGCGGCAAGCTGGAGCAGTTCAATGCCCTGCTGCGGGGCGGGGAGCAGGCTGCATTCTCGGATATTGTGGGCGATTTGTCCATCCTCTCCTCGGTCAAGTACGTCATTACCCTGGATTCCGACACCCAGCTGCCCCGCGACGCTGCACGCACGCTTATTGGAAACATCGCTCATCCTCTCAATCGGCCGGTCTACGATGCCGGCAAGAGACGCATTGTCGAAGGTTACGCGATCCTGCAACCGCGCGCTTCGATCAGCCTGACAAGCGCAGGCCAGTCACGGTTTTCGAAACTGTTCGCCGGTGAATCAGGCATCGATCCCTATACGCGCGAGGTATCGGATGTCTACCAGGATATTTTTGGAGAGGGGTCTTTCATCGGCAAGGGCATCTACGACGTGGACGCATTCCGTCAAGTCGTCGATGGACGCTTTCCGGAGAATCTCATTCTCAGTCACGACTTGCTGGAAAGCGGGTATGCCCGTTCGGCGCTGGTGTCCGATGTCGACCTTATTGAAGATCATCCGGCCGGTTACGCCATAGAGGCCAGCCGGCGGCACCGCTGGATACGCGGCGACTGGCAGCTTGCCGGCTGGCTGCTCCCGCGCGTGCCCGGACCGCATGGGTCAAATGGACCGAAAACGAAGCGTCAACCGAACCCGCTTACAGCCTTGTCGCTCTGGAAAATTTTCGATAACCTTCGACGCAGCCTCGTGCCGCCATCGCTGTTTGGCTTGCTGGCAGGCGGTTGGCTGTTTGGTCCGGGTTCCCCGTGGTTCTGGACCCTGCTGGCCGCTGGCGTGGTGTTCCTGCCAGCCTTGCTGGGAGCCGCGATCGATCTCATGCGTAAGCCTGAAGATCGCTATTGGCTGGCGCACCTGACCCTGACAGGCAAATCCTCTGGCCGTTCAATAGTGCTCGCCTTGCTGACATTGGTCTTTTTGCCATACGACATGTTGATTTGTCTGGATGCGATCCTGCGCTCGGGTGTGCGGATGCTGTTCACTCGACGCGGTTTGTTGCTCTGGCATATGCGATCATATGCAAGCCGCAACGCGCGCCGTACGCTGGCCGATTTTTTCATGGAGATGTGGGCCGCGCCTGCCCTGGCGGCGGCGCTGGCCTTCTCATTGGTGGTCAGCCGGTCGTCGGAGCTGCTCTTCTTTGCGCCCGTCTTGTTCCTCTGGCTGGTGTCGCCAGCCGTCGGCTGGTGGATCAGCATGCCGCTTGTGTCCAAAGCGCCGGGGTTGACTGGTGACCAGCGGGCATTTCTGCGGGCGTCGGCCCGGCGGACGTGGCGCTTTTTCGCTGATTTCGTCGGTCCGCAGGACAACTGGCTCCCGCCAGATAATTTCCAGGAATATCCGGCTCCGGCCAGCGCCTCGCGCACATCGCCCACGAACATAGGGATGTCGCTTCTGGCGAACCTGGCTGCGTACGATTTTGGTTACATTTCCGCGGGAGAATTCCTGCGGCTTACCGGGAACACGCTGGCTACGATGGAAAAGCTGGAACGCTACCGCGGCCATTTTTACAACTGGTACGACACGCGCACGCTGAGGCCGCTCCATCCGCGGTACGTCTCTTCGGTGGACAGCGGCAACCTGGCCGGCAGCTTGCTGACATTGCAGGCGGGACTGGCCGAGTTGAAAGATCAGCCTGTGCTGTCTTCGTGCGCGTTTCAGGGGCTACAGGACACCTTGCAGGTGCTTGTTCAACACATGCCTTCGTCGCCAGCCCGGGATTTTGCAAAGAAGATCGAGTTTCTGCAGGACACATTTCACTCGCTCACGCTGAAAGGGCCGCCACAGACGCTTGCCGCCGCCGATACCTTGCTGGATGAGATTCATCGTGCCGGCGGGGGGTTGGTTGCATTGCTGCCAGCGGATATTGATATCGATGGCGAACTGTATTACTGGGGGCAGGCATTCGACCGGCAAGCCCGCGCACTTCGGGATGATATTGGATTCCTCGTGCCCGGACCTCGCCGCTTCGGGAACATCCCGACACTGGCGGAATTGGCCGGACTTAGAGAGGTTGGCACTGAGGCTCTGTCGTCAGCCGGGGCAGCCGCAGCGGCTGTGTCTTCATATACTGGCGCGGTGGAACGGCTCAGAATTATCGACGACCTGGTGGACCGCTGCCGCGAACTGGCGGTTATGGATTTTGAATTTCTCTACGATACATCACGCGGCTTGCTGACCATAGGTTACGACGTGGGTGAACGGCGCCGCGATCCGTCCTGCTACGACTTGCTGGCATCAGAAGCGCGCCTGGCCAGTTTCCTGCTCATCGCGCAGGGACAGGTACCGCAGAAACATTGGTTCGCACTCGGCCGCCAGCTGACGTCTCATGGCGGCGAAATGAGCTTGATTTCGTGGAGCGGCTCAATGTTCGAGTACCTGATGCCGCAGCTGATAATGCCGAGTTTCGTGAACACCTTGTTGGAGCAGACCTGTAAGGCCGCGGTGTCGCGCCAGATCGAATACGGCCGACAGCGCGCTGTGCCCTGGGGTATTTCCGAGTCCTGCTATAACGCCACCGACATGCACCACGTCTATCAATATCGGGCGTTCGGTGTGCCCGGGCTGGGCTTCAAGCGCGGGCTGGGAGACGACCTGGTTGTCGCTCCTTACGCCAGCGCACTGGCGCTGACGGTGATGCCGCGGGAAGCGTGTCGCAATTTGCAGGCGCTGGCCGCCAAAGGTTTCCTCGGCGTTTATGGGTTCTACGAGGCGGTCGATTACACGCCATCGCGTGTGCCGCTGGGTAAGAATCACGCCATCGTGCGTACATTCATGGCGCATCATCAAGGCATGAGTCTGTTAGCCTTTGAGCATGCGTTGCTAAACAGGCCTATGCAGCGCCGGTTCATGTCTGCCCCCCTTGTGCGGGCGACGGAATTGCTGCTGCAAGAGCGTGTGCCGAAAAAGGGTGCTACGCTGCACCCGCACGCTGCTGAAGTGAATGCCACCGCCCGCCTCCCGGTTGCTGAGGCAGGCGCGATCATGCGCGTATTTACCGACCCGAACACGCCGACACCTGAAGTTCACCTCTTGTCCAACGGCAGGTACCATGTCATGGCGACCAATGCTGGAGGGGGTTACAGCCGCTGGCGAGACTTAGCCGTCACCCGTTGGCGAGAGGACGCCACTTCCGATTGCTGGGGCACGTTTATTTACTTGCGCGACCGCGACACGGGGCGTTATTGGTCAACCGCGTATCAACCGACACTGCGCAAGGCCGATCACTATGAGGCGATTTTCGTGCAGGCGCGCGCTGAATACCGGCGGCGCGATCAGTCGATCGAAGCGCATACCGAGATCGGCGTTTCACCTGAAGACGATGTCGAGATCCGCCGTGTCACGCTCACCAACCTGGCATCCCGTACCCGTCAAATCGAGGTGACGAGTTACGCGGAGGTCGTGTTTGCGCCGTTGAATGCCGACCTGGCCCATCGCACTTTCAGCAACCTTTTTGTGCAAACCGAAATCCTTTCCGACCGGCAGGCGATCCTCTGCACGAGGCGCCCACGCACACCGGGGGAGCAGGTCCCGTGGATGTTTCACCTGTTGGCAGCGCCTGGCGCGATTGCCGACGAGCCGTCTTACGAGACTGACCGCGCCAAATTCATCGGGCGGGGTCGTACGGCGGTCAACCCGGTGGTACTGGATAGCCCTGGCAGCCCGTTGACGTTGTCGAACACTGATGGTTCGGTGCTCGATCCAATCGTGGCGATCCGGTGTTCCATCATCTTGTCAGCTGACGAGTCAGCGACCGTGCAGATCATCTCCGGTGTCGCGGAAACGCGCGAGGCGGCATTGGCTTTACTTGATAAGTATTGTGACCGGCACTTCGTTGAGCGTGCCTTTGAAATGGCATGGTTCCAAAGTCAGGAGGTGCTGCGCCACCTCAACGCGACCGAAGTCGATGCACAGGTCTACGGCCGCCTGGCCGCCTCCGTCATTTACGGTAATGCCTTGCGCCGCGCCGCGCCCAGCGTTATTGCCCGCAACCAGCTTGGTCAGTCCGGGCTTTGGCGTTTTGGCGTCTCGGGCGATCTGCCGATCATCCTGATACGAATCGGCGACCTGAGCCGCATCGAGTTGCTAAAACAGGTGCTGCAAGCCCATGCCTATTGGCGGATGAAGGGCTTGACGGCGGATTTGGTGATCGTGAACGAGGATTTTTCGGGGTACCGGGCGGTCCTGCAAGACCAGATAATGGGGTTGATCAACTCGGGTCCCGAAGCGCAAATTTTCGACAAACCGGGTGGGGTCTTCGTGCGCCGCGCCGAAGAGCTTTCCGAGGAGGACCGGGTCCTGTTCCAGACTGTAGCTCGCATTGTGTTCAACGATACCGTCGAGACATTGGCCGAGCAGGTGGAACGCCGGGTTCCGGCAGAGCGTGTGCCGGGCCGTCTGGAGCCATTGCAGCAACCGGCAGCCGAACCGGCAAATCCGCTCTCGGCGCGCGAACGCATTTTCTACAACGGACTGGGGGGATTCACGCCCGATGGACGCGAATACGTCATCACCCTCGATCCTGGTCAGAGCACGCCTGCGCCGTGGGTCAATGTCATCGCCAGCCCGTACATTGGCACGGTAGTCAGTGAGAGCGGGAGCGCGTATACCTGGGTGGAAAACGCTCACGAGTTCAGGCTGACCACCTGGCACAATGACCCGCTTAGCGACAGCAGCGGCGAGGCGCTATACATCCGTGACGAGGAAACGGGTGCGTTCTGGTCGCCAACCCCGCTGCCCGCCCGCGGCCGGTCCGGGTATGTGTGCCGGCACGGGTTTGGGTACAGCGTGTTCGAGCATTACGAAGCTGGCATCTCCTCGGAACTGTTTACCTACGTCGCAATGGACGCACCTGTAAAGTTCGCTGTGGTAAAGCTGCGAAACCATTCGCGGCGCCCGCGTCGATTGTCGCTGACCGGGTATTGGGAACTGGTGCTCGGTGAGTGGCGGCACTCCAATCTGATGAACATTGTTACCGAAACTGATTTGCACAGCGGGGCGCTGTTTGCCCGCAATGCTTATGGCCGCGAATGCGCCAATCGGGTCTTCTTTCTGCAGGTCAGCGAGGTAGAGCGTACGGTGACCGGAAACCGTACAGAGTTCATTGGCCGCAACGGCTCGCTGTCCAGCCCGGCGGCTATGCGCCGCAAGGGTTTGTCGGGCAGGAAAGGTGCGGGCCTTGATCCGTGCGCCGCGATACAGACTCAGATCGAACTGGCCGACGGGCAAGAGCGCGAAATAGTGTTTGTATTCGGTGCGGCCCGCAGCACCGACGAAGCGCAGCATCTCATCCAGCGATTCGGCGGGTCGGTTGGCGCACGGGAAGCATTGGAAGCGGTGTGGGGACACTGGAACCGAACCCTGGGCGCGGTGCACGTGGAGACGCCGGACCCGGCGTTGGACGTGTTGACCAACGGCTGGTTGGTCTACCAGACACTGTCCTGCAGGCTCTGGGGCCGCAGTGGGTATTATCAGTCCGGCGGTGCCTACGGTTTCCGTGATCAATTGCAGGACACCATGGCGCTTATCCATGCGGCACCATGGCTCGCCCGCGAGCAGTTGATCCGTTGCGCCGAGCGCCAGTTCCTTCAGGGTGACGTGCAACACTGGTGGCATCCGCCCAATGGACAAGGCGTGCGCACACATTTCTCCGATGATTATCTGTGGTTACCGTATGCAACCTGTCGTTATGTGCTGGCGACCGGCGATACTGGAGTGCTCGATGAGTCAGTACATTTCCTGGAGGGCCGCGAGTTGAATCCGGGAGAGGAGGCTTACTACGACCAGCCGCAACGTTCGCATGAAGTGGCAAGCCTTTATGAACATTGTGTGCGTTCAATCAAGCATGGTTTACGGTTTGGCGGGCATCAATTACCGCTGATGGGCTGCGGCGACTGGAACGATGGCATGAATCTCGTCGGTCGTGATGGCAAGGGCGAGAGCGTTTGGCTGGCTTGGTTCCTGTACGAGAACCTTCAGCTGTTTACAGGACTGGCCCGCGCCCGAAACGACGAGGCCTTTGCCGAAGTTTGCACCAGGCAGGCTTCGTTGCTGCGCAGCAACATTGAGGCTAGTGCCTGGGACGGCAGCTGGTATCGGCGGGCTTATTTCGATGATGGCACACCCTTGGGCTCGTCAGAAAATGACGAATGCCAAATTGATTCGATCAGCCAGAGTTGGGCGGTCATTTCGGGCGGCGGCGATGCCATGCGAGCCCGCCAGGCGATGGCGGCGGTGGATAAACGCCTGGTGCGACGCGATATGCAGTTAATCCAACTGTTCGCCCCGCCCTTTGATAAATCAGACCTTGAGCCCGGTTATATCAAGGGTTACGTGCCCGGCGTCCGAGAGAACGGTGGCCAATATACCCATGCCGCGATTTGGACCACGATGGCGTTTGCCATGATGGGTGACAGGGAACGAGCATGGGAATTGTACGCCATGCTCAATCCCATCAATCACGGTAGTCGGCCGGAGGAGATCGAACGCTACACGGTCGAGCCGTACGTCATGTGCGCGGATATTTACGGTGCGCCGCCACACACAAGCCGGGGCGGCTGGACCTGGTACACCGGGGCGGCGGGCTGGATGTACCGGCTGACCGTGGAAACGCTACTGGGCCTGCAACTGGAAGTGGACCATCTGCGCATTGCACCGTGTATCCCGGCTCATTGGGCATCGTACAAAATCCACTACCGCTATCGCGAGACCTTCTACCACATCACAGTCAAGCGCGTCGGTGAACAGTCGGAGCATGTGATCCGCGTTACGGTGGACGGTGCCGTGGTAAATGGAGCTTGCGTAGATGGGACAGGGCGACCGCAAGGCATGATCCCCCTTATGGACGACCGCCGGGAGCACCACGTCGAGGTGGACTTGAGCTAAAGGGATTTTGAATTGCGTGTATCTCTGCCCTTGTGCCCTCTGGGTATTGCGGGAATGGCGGTTGCTGTAATGAATATCTGTCATGAATTACGTAAAGGTCAATAGATCGTCAATTGAGGATAAGTACAGCAATAGTATGTTCATCTGCAAGAGAGCGAAGCTTCTGGACATTAGGATATCAAAATGACACAGCGGTACGCGCACCATTGTACCGCGAGTTTGAGGCGAGGCTTAGAGGCGATGGATAGGATTAGCACAAATTTAGCACAGTCCAACGAAAAAGGGGCTTGGCAAATCGCCAAACCCCTTGTGTTTACTGGTGGAGCAGAGGGGGATCGAACCCCTGACCTCAAGACTGCCAGCCTTGCGCTCTCCCAACTGAGCTACTGCCCCTGAATGTGGTGCCCCACGGACGTGAGATATATATTATTAACACTCTCATAATTGCGTGTCAATCTAAAATTAAAAAACAATCGAGGCCCCGATTCCTCGCTCCATGCGGGCCAAACGTCAAGTTTCGCTATGGTTACATTTTTTATTTTTTTCGCTTGCAATGGGTTTGAAAAAAATGTATGAATAACTTAACCCGCATGAGATTTGCCCCGCTGCAGCACGCTGCGCGGAGTTTTTTTTAAAAAAATATTCCAAAACAAAAGAGGGAGGTTCAGATGGGAAAGCCGTTAACCAAGTCACAGATCGCTGATTCAATCGCCAACAAGACCGGTGTGACCAAGAAGCTCGCAGGTGAGATCATAAACCACCTTGCGCAGCTCTCATACAAAGAGGCCAAGAACACGTTCACCATACCTGGCATCGGGAAGCTTGTGCTTGTGAAGAGGAAGGCCCGTACAGGCAGGAACCCCCAGACCGGCGCGGCGATAAAGATCCCCGCCAAGAAGGTCGTGAAGTTCAGGGTCGCGAAGGCCTGCAAGGACGCGGTCCTCGGCACCAAGTAACTTTGATCTGATTCTCCCGTAACTTAAAGCCCCCGTCCCCGCGGGGGCTTTTTTTTGACCTGCCTGAGCTTGTTTCAGCCTCCCCCCATTTACCCCTTGTCTTCCAATGTTTTCTTCTGTTATTATTTCCACTTATGAAATGCCCATTTTGCGGTTACCTTGAGGACAAGGTCATAGATTCAAGGCTGTCTCAGGACGGCAGCACTACCCGGAGGCGGAGGGAATGCTTGAGCTGCGCCAAGCGATTCACCACCTACGAGAGGGTCGAGGAGGCGCTCCCGCTCGTCGTTAAAAAGGACGGCAGGCGTGAGACCTTCGACAGGACGAAGATATTGAACGGCATGATCAGGGCCTGCGAGAAAAGGCCCGTGGGCCTTGAGGAGATAGAGAGGTCGGTCGCCAGGCTTGAGACCAGGTTCATCGATTCAGGCGAAAGGGAGATCCCCAGCTCTGTCATAGGCGAGGCGGTCATGGAAGAGCTCAAGGGCCTTGACGAGGTAGCTTACGTGCGCTTCGCCTCGGTCTACAGGGAGTTCAGGGATATAAACGAGTTCATGAGCGAGCTCAAGGACCTCCTGGAAGTCAAGAAAAGGACATAAGTATGCCGCATGAAGAGTTCATGCGCGCGGCCCTGAGGCTCGCCATAAAAGGGCTCGGGAGGACCAGCCCAAACCCCGCCGTAGGCGCGGTAATCGTCAAGAACGGTCAGATCGCCTCAACCGGCTATCACAGGAAGGCCGGGGGTCCGCACGCCGAAATAGAGGCCCTTGCCGGGGCAGGCAGGTTGAAGGGCGCGACGGTCTACGTTACGCTTGAGCCATGCTGCCATTTCGGGAGGACGCCCCCATGCACAGAGGCGTTGATCCGTTCCGGGGTCAAAAGGGTCGTGGTCGGCGCTTCAGACCCAAACCCCCGTGTTAGCGGAAAGGGGATAAGGGCCTTGAGGAGAGCCGGTATAGAAGTCATAGCCGGTATCCTTCGTGATGAGTGCGCGGCCCTGAACGAGCCTTATAATACTTACATCCGCCGCAGGACCCCGTTCGTTACATTGAAGCTCGCCTCGTCCCTCGACGGAAGGATAGCTACCTCAAGCGGAAGCTCTAAATGGATAACCGGCGTCGAGGCGAGAAAGAGCGTCCACAGGCTGCGCTCCCTCAATGACGCCGTAATGGTCGGCAGGAATACCGTCAAGAACGACGACCCTGAGCTTACGGTCAGGCTTGTCCGCGGGAGTAGCCCCGTAAGGGTCGTGCTCGACAGCCTCCTTGAGACGGCGCCGGTGGCAAAGGTCTTTAACGGCGTAAAGGAAGGGAAGGCTCGCTTACTTATTTTCGCCTCTAAAGAAGTAAAGGCCTCAAGGGTAAGAAAGGCCGAGGGGCTTGGCGCGGAGGTCATACTTGTCCAGGCTACCGGTAGCGGCCTGTCGCTTGGAACAGTTATGAGAGAGCTGGGCAAAAGGGAGATAACGAGCGTGCTCGTTGAAGGCGGAAGCGAGCTTGCGGCCTCTTTCATAAGCGCTGGCCTGGTGGATAAATACGTCTTCTTTTACGGCCCGATGCTCATAGGCGGGGACGGACTGCCGATGATAGCCGGGTTGAAGGTAAAAGGCCTTGTTAACGCGCCCAGGCTTGAAAGGGTGAAGGCAACTACCGTAGGGAGCTGCCTCGCTATCGTTGGATATCCCGCGAAAAGGAAGGGGTAAAGGGCCATGTTCACCGGCATTGTAGAGGGCGTAGGGACGGTTAAACATATTGAAAAAAAAGGGACTTTTGGTAAAATAACAGTTGAAACATCCATCGTGCTCGCCAACGTCAAGGTGGGGGATTCCATCTCCGTGGATGGCGCCTGCCTCACCGCTACAGCCATAAACGGAAGCTCCTTCACCGCCGATGTGAGCGGCGAAACACTAAAGGTCACCACCCTTGGTGAGCTTGCCGCTGGCAGCAGGGTCAATATAGAGCTGGCTTTAACGCTTTCAAAGCCGCTCGGAGGGCACCTCGTCACAGGGCATATCGACGGGGTAGGGGTAATAAAGAAGATGGTATCGGCAGGCGATAACATGGAGCTTCAAGTCTCCGTGCCTGCGGGGCTCATGGCTCAGATAGTCAGGAAGGGCTCGATCACTATCGACGGCATAAGCCTTACCGTGGCGGAGGCAGGCCACGATAGCGTAAAGATAGCGGTGATCCCGCATACCTTGAACAACACCGGATTGCTTTCAAAAAAAGCCGGGTCAAGGGTCAACGTCGAAACAGACCTCATAGGCAAGTACGTGGAGAAGTTCTTTAAAAAGGAAGAGGGCCGCATATCCGAGGACTTCCTCTCGGAGCACGGTTTCATAAGGAAGGGATAGCAGATGTCCATAAAGAGGATCGAAGAGGCGTTAAGTCTCATCAGGGAAGGCAAGATCGTCATCCTTGTCGACGACGAAGACAGGGAGAACGAGGGAGACCTCTGCATGGCGGCTGAAAAGGCCACGCCAGAGGCGATAAACTTCATGGCCAAGTACGGCAGGGGCCTTATATGCGTAACCCTTACAGAGGGCAGGGCCGACGAGCTCAACCTCCCCAACATGGTCGATGACAACACCTCGCTTTTCAGGACAGCCTTCACCATCTCCGTTGACGCGAAAGAGGGTGTTACCACGGGCATCTCGGCCTCTGACAGGGCAAAGACCATCCTCACCTGCGTTGACGATAGCGCCAGGCCGGAAGACCTTGTAAGGCCCGGCCATATATTCCCCTTAAGGGCCCGCACAGGCGGGGTGCTCGTGCGCACAGGCCAGACCGAAGGCTCTGTAGACCTATCGAGGCTCGCCGGCCTCAAGCCGGCCGGGATAATCTGCGAGATAATGAACGATGACGGCTCCATGGCACGGATGAAGGACCTGGAGTCCTTCGCCAAGGAGCACGGCCTCACGATAGTCACCATAGCCGATATAATCGAATACAGGCTCAAGAAGGACAGGCTTGTAAGGAGGGCCGCCGAGGCGGCCCTCCCGTCAAGGTACGGTGGCGAGTTCAGGGCAGTGGCCTATACCAATGACGTCG
It includes:
- a CDS encoding riboflavin biosynthesis protein RibD, coding for MPHEEFMRAALRLAIKGLGRTSPNPAVGAVIVKNGQIASTGYHRKAGGPHAEIEALAGAGRLKGATVYVTLEPCCHFGRTPPCTEALIRSGVKRVVVGASDPNPRVSGKGIRALRRAGIEVIAGILRDECAALNEPYNTYIRRRTPFVTLKLASSLDGRIATSSGSSKWITGVEARKSVHRLRSLNDAVMVGRNTVKNDDPELTVRLVRGSSPVRVVLDSLLETAPVAKVFNGVKEGKARLLIFASKEVKASRVRKAEGLGAEVILVQATGSGLSLGTVMRELGKREITSVLVEGGSELAASFISAGLVDKYVFFYGPMLIGGDGLPMIAGLKVKGLVNAPRLERVKATTVGSCLAIVGYPAKRKG
- a CDS encoding riboflavin synthase subunit alpha, which produces MFTGIVEGVGTVKHIEKKGTFGKITVETSIVLANVKVGDSISVDGACLTATAINGSSFTADVSGETLKVTTLGELAAGSRVNIELALTLSKPLGGHLVTGHIDGVGVIKKMVSAGDNMELQVSVPAGLMAQIVRKGSITIDGISLTVAEAGHDSVKIAVIPHTLNNTGLLSKKAGSRVNVETDLIGKYVEKFFKKEEGRISEDFLSEHGFIRKG
- a CDS encoding bifunctional 3,4-dihydroxy-2-butanone 4-phosphate synthase/GTP cyclohydrolase II — translated: MSIKRIEEALSLIREGKIVILVDDEDRENEGDLCMAAEKATPEAINFMAKYGRGLICVTLTEGRADELNLPNMVDDNTSLFRTAFTISVDAKEGVTTGISASDRAKTILTCVDDSARPEDLVRPGHIFPLRARTGGVLVRTGQTEGSVDLSRLAGLKPAGIICEIMNDDGSMARMKDLESFAKEHGLTIVTIADIIEYRLKKDRLVRRAAEAALPSRYGGEFRAVAYTNDVDSHEHLALVKGEIDPEEPILVRVHSECLTGDVLGSERCDCGEQLKGAMKMIEKEGKGILVYMHQEGRGIGLVNKIKAYALQDKGLDTVEANEELGFKADLREYGIGAQILLDLGVKKMRIMTNNPKKIKGLEGYGLEIVARVPIESTPHSRNVKYLKVKKDKMGHLITNLDSFEAGPVDKKK